The Methanococcoides methylutens MM1 genome has a window encoding:
- a CDS encoding FecR domain-containing protein, which yields MVSTSNLRNPVLSYKHFLQPKLFTSLLMLIFFICMSPTAIAADSPEALYGFELGSETSYGLQDANGEIIGEEVVFAYGEQSGYGYEIAMSHLFTEAQASSYFQLRQAELIEGVESGFYGPDVKAAESGMQFDRIAYDAEVNNIKIQLIVFKYQNFVISIVDHSNYGIASTLEQHSKAYVDETYISAPKVSITEVVGIIESLEGRVEVLHPWSDQWQKINEKNGIHEGDQVRTLRDAKVVIKFDDGRSRVRMEERSYIEISTPVEDNTDENMRVIKIFFGGVWTRVQKLAGMYLFVTTPTAVTGVKGTEYAVFHDPDLSVDRIYVQDGIVEVTTANEVIDLYEGEKITVRDGYAGAVLTLEDEEWEELMEGFGGEYPEDDSAMESETYPSAESEESSNSVNGFTALACLAMVGIAAVVFRTKLK from the coding sequence ATGGTCTCTACTTCAAATCTCCGCAATCCTGTCCTCTCATACAAGCATTTCCTGCAACCAAAACTCTTTACATCGCTTCTCATGCTAATCTTCTTCATATGCATGTCCCCAACAGCTATTGCTGCCGATTCTCCGGAAGCCTTGTATGGATTTGAGCTCGGATCCGAAACAAGCTATGGACTGCAGGATGCAAATGGTGAGATCATTGGCGAAGAGGTCGTATTTGCTTACGGGGAACAATCAGGATATGGTTATGAGATCGCCATGTCTCATCTTTTTACGGAGGCCCAGGCAAGCAGTTATTTCCAGCTACGTCAGGCGGAGTTGATCGAGGGAGTGGAATCAGGGTTTTATGGTCCTGATGTGAAGGCTGCCGAAAGTGGAATGCAGTTTGACAGGATAGCCTATGATGCTGAAGTGAACAACATAAAGATCCAGTTGATCGTTTTCAAGTATCAAAATTTTGTAATCTCAATTGTCGATCATTCGAATTACGGGATAGCTTCAACTCTTGAGCAGCATTCAAAGGCTTATGTTGATGAAACCTACATCTCGGCCCCGAAGGTCAGTATAACAGAGGTTGTCGGGATCATTGAATCCCTGGAAGGGCGGGTGGAAGTACTGCATCCGTGGTCTGACCAGTGGCAGAAGATCAATGAAAAGAACGGGATCCATGAAGGGGATCAGGTAAGGACATTGAGGGATGCGAAGGTAGTTATCAAATTCGATGATGGGAGATCCCGTGTCCGGATGGAAGAAAGGTCTTATATAGAGATATCAACTCCGGTTGAAGACAATACTGATGAAAACATGAGGGTTATCAAAATCTTTTTTGGAGGGGTCTGGACGAGAGTTCAGAAATTGGCTGGCATGTACCTTTTCGTCACGACTCCCACGGCTGTGACAGGAGTAAAGGGTACTGAGTATGCGGTTTTCCATGATCCTGACCTGTCTGTTGACAGGATCTATGTTCAGGATGGGATTGTTGAGGTAACAACAGCGAATGAGGTAATTGATCTTTATGAAGGCGAGAAGATCACTGTCCGGGATGGCTATGCAGGAGCTGTCCTGACACTTGAGGATGAAGAATGGGAGGAACTGATGGAGGGCTTTGGCGGTGAATATCCCGAAGATGATTCCGCTATGGAAAGTGAGACTTATCCGTCTGCTGAGAGTGAGGAAAGCAGTAATTCAGTGAACGGCTTCACCGCATTGGCATGTCTTGCAATGGTTGGGATTGCTGCAGTTGTTTTTCGTACGAAATTAAAATGA
- a CDS encoding (deoxy)nucleoside triphosphate pyrophosphohydrolase: MKHYEVVAAIIIDDDQFLCVQRDHGKYDYISLKYEFPGGKIESGESKEQALERELLEELDLNIKIEKEFLTVSHQYPDFSVTMHSFICRALNSEFNLKEHIAFKWLNPENLSTLDWAEADLPIVSKLMKEY; this comes from the coding sequence ATGAAACACTATGAAGTAGTTGCAGCAATAATCATTGATGATGATCAGTTTCTATGTGTTCAAAGAGATCATGGAAAATACGATTACATTTCTTTAAAATACGAATTTCCAGGCGGGAAAATAGAATCAGGTGAATCTAAAGAACAAGCTTTAGAACGTGAGTTACTAGAAGAACTCGATCTTAACATAAAAATTGAGAAGGAGTTTCTAACTGTAAGTCATCAATATCCAGATTTCAGTGTTACAATGCACAGTTTCATTTGTAGGGCTTTAAATTCAGAATTCAATTTGAAAGAACACATTGCTTTCAAATGGTTAAATCCAGAAAATTTATCGACTTTGGATTGGGCTGAAGCAGATCTACCTATTGTTTCAAAATTGATGAAGGAATATTAA